The following proteins are co-located in the Cyprinus carpio isolate SPL01 chromosome B19, ASM1834038v1, whole genome shotgun sequence genome:
- the LOC109068141 gene encoding syndecan-2-like: MRNVWMILTLGLTAFLSGERIAVSAAKSTSLTDDLYLEEAGSGGYPEDDDDFTSGSGSGTGGEVIEESVTSKTLFIVPKAEPTQDSTKDFTPKVETSTSGDVPKDTKKRVRIQDPVPTTEDLRRNPVTSTTSLPRSPLDVQSENLFQRTEVLAAVIAGGVIGFLFAIFLILLLVYRMRKKDEGSYDLGERKPSGAAYQKAPTKEFYA; encoded by the exons ATAGCAGTCTCTGCAGCCAAATCCACCTCCTTGACCGATGACTTATACCTGGAGGAGGCCGGGTCAGGAGGCTACCCTGAAGATGACGACGACTTCACTTCTGGATCAGGATCAG GAACTGGAGGTGAAGTTATTGAGGAAAGTGTCAcatcaaaaacattattcatcGTGCCTAAAGCAGAGCCAACACAGGACTCCACCAAAGACTTCACACCGAAAGTGGAGACATCTACGTCAGGCGATGTCCCCAAAGACACAAAGAAACGAGTCAGGATACAG GACCCAGTTCCTACCACAGAAGACTTACGTAGAAACCCAGTCACAAGCACCACCAGCCTCCCTCGATCACCTCTGGATGTCCAGTCGGAAAATCTCTTCCAGAGGACAGAGGTTTTGGCAG CTGTCATTGCGGGTGGAGTTATCGGCTTCCTCTTTGccatcttcctcatcctccttCTGGTGTACCGCATGAGAAAGAAGGACGAAGGCAGCTACGACCTCGGGGAGAGGAAGCCGTCTGGAGCGGCCTATCAGAAAGCTCCCACCAAGGAGTTTTACGCATAG